A region of Lepus europaeus isolate LE1 chromosome 2, mLepTim1.pri, whole genome shotgun sequence DNA encodes the following proteins:
- the LOC133751922 gene encoding proline-rich protein 23A-like — PGAPGPAKRRRVQEPAAAEPRPQPGLPAPPAPLPAAAPLTSVVVLAAGCALQVPLDHVDLLLEPEPTSVLSVSLPGHTLLLVPEGLLEAAGQGPSPGGLALPAVLDAAAEDVVLQQGFVCAAPTEMAGQGEASEDHADPELLLAFRGEPAAGWAAGLCLGAARGSSRGSGFDLDFELWRPLPGSALQPLPPSPSPGSPEPPGRPQRPPRPACKARRRLFQE, encoded by the coding sequence cccggagcccctggccctgccaagcGCCGCCGAGTGCAGGAGCCCGCGGCCGccgagccccggccccagcccggcctcccggccccgcccgcgccccTGCCCGCCGCCGCACCGCTCACCTCCGTCGTGGTCCTGGCCGCCGGCTGCGCCCTGCAGGTGCCGCTGGACCACGTCGACCTGCTGCTGGAGCCCGAGCCCACGTCGGTCCTCAGCGTGTCTCTGCCCGGCCACACGCTGCTGCTggtccccgagggcctcctggaggCCGCCGGCCAGGGCCCCTCGCCGGGCGGCCTGGCGCTGCCCGCTGTCCTGGACGCCGCGGCCGAGGACGTCGTGCTGCAGCAGGGATTCGTGTGCGCAGCCCCCACGGAGATGGCCGGCCAGGGAGAGGCCTCGGAAGACCACGCCGACCCCGAGCTGCTCCTGGCGTTCCGCGGGGAGCCTGCAGCCGGCTGGGCCGCGGGGCTCTGCCTGGGCGCTGCAAGGGGCTCCAGCCGCGGCTCGGGCTTCGACCTGGACTTCGAGCTGTGGCGGCCGCTGCCCGGCTCTgcgctccagcctctgcctccgtcTCCCAGTCCAGGGTCCCCGGAGCCTCCGGGGCGTCCGCAGCGCCCTCCTCGGCCAGCCTGCAAGGCCCGGAGACGCCTGTTCCAGGAATGA